In Amaranthus tricolor cultivar Red isolate AtriRed21 chromosome 3, ASM2621246v1, whole genome shotgun sequence, a single window of DNA contains:
- the LOC130808482 gene encoding uncharacterized mitochondrial protein AtMg00820-like — MALFSREPQTSQEAAQEETWIEAMNEEIKMIEKNHTRELVDKPRDKEVIGLKWVYKVNHNDNGSINKYKARLVAKGYAQQRGIDFNETYALVVRMETIKTVLALAAQHQRPHLERGTPISSPAWFHQESE; from the exons atggcTCTGTTCTCTAGAGAGCCACAAACATCTCAAGAAGCAGCACAAGAAGAAACATGGATCGAGGCAATGAAcgaagaaattaaaatgatcgAGAAGAATCACACACGGGAGCTTGTAGACAAGCCAAGAGACAAGGAAGTCATCGgactcaagtgggtctacaaggtgaaTCATAATGATAATGGCTCCATCAATAAgtacaaagcaagactcgttgCAAAAGGATATGCACAACAACGGGGAATCGACTTCAACGAAACATATGCACTAGTTGTCCGCATGGAGACAATCAAAACAGTCTTAGCACTAGCAGCACAACATCAACGACCA caccTCGAGCGTGGAACACCAATATCTTCTCCAgcatggtttcatcaagagtccgagtga